TGATGTGATAAATGGCCTAATTGAAGCCTTCATCCCCACGTGTGATGTCGCTGGACAATACACCCCTGAGCAATGTTTCGGCTCtacaggttaacacacacactcatacaagcCCACAGTAAATTATCCAATTCAGTTGAACGTTACAATTAAATCTCTTACTGttaaatgtgtaaatattgtctATGTAACAGGTTATTAACATGTCTTTCTGGTAGGTTACTGTTGGTGTGTGAACAGTTCTGGACAGAAGATCCTGGGTACTGAGACTCTACCAGGCACTGCTAGAATCAACTGTGCCACAGAGAGTAAgtgaggccctgtggtctcatccaacaccatcaccactttAAACTCCAACACATCACTACTCTTGCTTCCTAACCTTGGATATCTTTATACTTTCATTACAAGATGCTCCAATGATTTCAGAaacatgatctctcttcttcctgtgtctttctctgtcacaatctctcttcttcctgtctttctgtatcatgatctctcttcttcctgtgtccttCTGTAtcttgatctctcttcttcctgtgtctttctgtactATGATCTCTCTTCATTCTTTCTTTCAGTATCAGGATCTCTCTTCttcttgtgtctctgtatcacgatctctcttcttcctgtgtctttctgtatcaggatctctcttcttcctgtgtttttCCACTTCCGACCATTCAGTTCATTAACCCTCATCCTCCAGCTACATTCCATCAGAACTGACAGCCATATTGTTCtcattccagcacagctgttgcttcaACAACTATTTAttaatttcctgcattttttCTGCACTAATCTCCGCCATTTCGGACCTCCAACTCACCGTGCGGGGTTCCAGAATGAGGGTTCTGACTGGACGGGTCCTtaaaaaggagaggagggagaggtagatttTAACTCacaggcaggacagagagagaaagagagagacccagtgaagacctttgaagatctctgaaggagtgaagcaacatctgaagatttcagaaatgtacatCTGAAATGGCTTCCTATTCAGTATAGGGCactgcttctgaccagggccaataggggaacagggtcccatataggatgcagtctcctgaccagggcccaaaggggaacagggtccaaTATAGGATGCAgcctcctgaccagggcccaaagcggaacagggtcccatataggatgcagtctcctgaccagggccatagacgaacagggtcccatataggatgcagtctcctgaccagggcccaaaggggaacagggtcccatataggatgcagtctcctgaccagggcccaaaggggaacagggtcccatataggatgcagtctcctgaccagggccaataggggaacagggtcccatataggatgcagtccatGATTCCAGAATGTATATCCATCATTGTTATGTTATGTCCATATTACAATGTATGTTCCCTGTATCCAGATGCTACGATACAACCCAAGACCCCATGTGAGCGTGCTAGAGATGATGTGATACATGGCCTAATTGGAGCCTTCATCCCCACATGTGACGCCGCTGGACAATACACCCCTGAGCAATGTTCCGGCTCtacaggttaacacacacactcatacaagcCCACAGTAAATTATCCAATTCAGTTGAACGTGACAATTAAATCTCTTACtgtaaaatgtgtaaatattgtctATGTAACAGGTTATTAACATGTCCAATTCTGGTAGGTTACTGTTGGTGTGTGAACAGTTCTGGACAGAAGATCCTGGGTACTGAGACTCTACCAGGCACTGCTAGAATCAACTGTTCCACACAGAGTAAgtgaggccctgtggtctcatccaacaccatcaccactttAAACTCCAACACATCACTACTCTTGCTTCCTAACCTTGGATATCTTTATACTTTCTTTACAAGATGCTCCACTGATTTCAGAaacatgatctctcttcttcctgtgtctttctgtatcatgatctctcttcttcctgtgtccttCTGTAtcttgatctctcttcttcctgtgtctttctgtactATGATCTCTCTTCATTCTTTCTTTCAGTATCAGGATCTCTCTTCTTCTTTtgtctttctgtatcacgatctctcttcttcctgtgtctttctgtatcaggatctctcttcttcctgtgtttttCCACTTCCGACCATTCAGTTCATTAACCCTCATCCTCCAGCTACATTCCATCAGAACTGACAGCCATATTGTTCtcattccagcacagctgttgcttaAACAACTATTTcttaatttcctgcattttttCTGCACTAATCGCCGCCATTTCGGACCTCCTACTCTCTGTGCGGGGATCCAGAGGGAGTGTTCTGACTGGACGGGTCCTTAAaaagtagaggagggagaggtagaattTAACTCACAGGcaggacagaaagagaaagagagagacccagTGAAGACCGTTGAAGATCTCTGAAGGagtgaagcaacatctgaagatttcagaaatgtacatCTGAAATGGCTTCCTATTCAGTATAGGGCactgcttctgaccagggccaataggggaacagggtcccatataggacgcagtctcctgaccagggccaataggggaacagggtcccatataggatgcagtatcctgaccagggccaataggggaacagggtcccatataggatgcagtatcctgaccagggccaataggggaacagggtcccatataggatgcagtctcctgaccagggcccaaaggggaacagggtcccatataggatgcagtatCCTGACCAgagcccaaaggggaacagggtcccatataggatgcagtctcctgaccagggcccaaaggggaacagggtcccatataggatgcataTAGGAttcacggtcccgtgtggctcagttggtagagcatggcgcttgcaacgccagagttgtgggttcatttcccacggggggaccagggttcaattcccacggggggaccaggatgaatatgtatgaactttccaatttgtaagtcgctctggataagagcgtctgctaaatgacttaaatgtaaatgtaaatgtaaatgatgctgtctcctgaccagggcccaaaggggaacagggtcccatataggatgcagtctcctgaccagggccaataggggaacagggtcccatataggatgcagtcttctGACCAGGGCCATAGGGGAACAgagtcccatataggatgcagtctcctgaccagggcccaaaggggaacagggtcccatataggatgcagtctcctgaccagggccaataggggaacagggtcccatataggatgcagtctcctgaccagggccaataggggaacagggtcccatataggatgcagtgtcctgaccagggccaataggggaacagggtcccatataggatgcagtctcctgaccagggccaataggggaacagggtcccatataggatgcagtctcctgaccagggcccaaaggggaacagggtcccatataggatgcagtgtcctgaccagggcccaaaggggaacagggtaccatataggatgcagtccatGATTCCAGAATGTATATCCATCATTGTTATGTTATGTCCATATTACAATGTATGTTCCCTGTATCCAGATGCTACGATCCGACCCAAGACCCCCTGTGAGCGTGCTAGAGATGATATGATAAATGGCCTAATTGGAGCCTTCATCCCCACATGTGATGCCGCTGGACAATACACCCCAGAGCAATGTTTCGGCTCtacaggttaacacacacactcatacaagcCCACAGTAAATTATCCAATTGAGTTGAACGTGACAATTAAATCTCTTACtgtaaaatgtgtaaatattgtctATGTAACAGGTTATTAACATGTCCAATTCTGGTAGGTTACTGTTGGTGTGTGAACAGTTCTGGACAGAAGATCCTGGGTACTGAGACTCTACCAGGCACTGCTAGAATCAACTGTTCCACACAGAGTAAgtgaggccctgtggtctcatccaacaccatcaccactttAAACTCCAACACATCACTACACTTGCTTCCTAACCTTGGATATCTTTATACTTTCTTTACAAGATGCTCCACTGATTTCAgaatcatgatctctcttcttatTTTGTCTTTCTGTATCATaatctctcttcctcctgtgtctttctgtatcacgatctgtcttcttcctgtgtctttcagtatcatgatctctcttcttcctgtgtttttCCACTTCCGACCATTCAGGTCATTAACCCTCATCCTTCCGCTACATACCATCAGAACTGACAGCCAAATTGTTCtcattccagcacagctgttgcttaAACAACTATTTcttaatttcctgcattttttCTGCACTAATCGCCGCCATTTCGGACCTCCAACTCTGTGCGGGGATCCAGAGGGAGTGTTCTGCAGGACGGGTCCTTAAaaagtagaggagggagaggtagaatttaactcacaggcaggacagagagagaaagagagagacccagTGAAGACCGTTGAAGATCTCTGAAGGagtgaagcaacatctgaagatttcagaaatgtacatCTGAAATGGCTTCCTATTCAGTATAGGGCactgcttctgaccagggccaataggggaacagggtcccatataggatgcagtctcctgaccagggcccaaaggggaacagggtcccatataggatgcagtctcctgaccagggccaataggggaacagggtcccatataggatgcagtatCCTGACCAgagcccaaaggggaacaggctcccatataggatgcattctcctgaccagggccccatataggatgcagtctcctgaccagtgcccaaaggggaacagggtcccatataggatgcagtctcctgaccagggcccaaaggggaacagggtcccatataggatgctgtctcctgaccagggccaataggggaacagggtcccatataggatgcagtctcctgaccagggccccaaggggaacagggtcccatataagatgcagtctcctgaccagggccaaataggggaacagggtcccatataggatgcagtctcctgaccagggccaataggggaacagggtcccattagggatgcagtctcctgaccagggccaataggggaaccgggttccatataggatgcagtcttctgaccagggcccaaaggggaacagggtcccatataggatgcagtatCCTGACCAGAGCCCAAACGGGAACAggctcccatataggatgcattctcctgaccagggccccatataggatgcagtctcctgaccagtgcccaaaggggaacagggtcccatataggatgcagtctcctgaccagggcccaaaggggaacagggtcccatataggatgctgtctcctgaccagggccaataggggaacagggtcccatataggatgcagtctcctgaccagggccccaaggggaacagggtcccatataagatgcagtctcctgaccagggccaaataggggaacagggtcccatataggatgcagtctcctgaccagggccaataggggaacagggtcccatataggatgcagtctcctgaccagggcccaaacgggaacagggtcccatataggatgcagtctcctgaccagtgccaataggggaacagggtcccatataggatgcagtccatGATTCCAGAATGTATATCCATCATTGTTATGTTATGTCCATATTACAATGTATGTTCCCTGTATCCAGATGCTACGATACGACCCAAGACCCCCTGTGAGCGTGCTAGAGATGATGTGATAAATGGCCTAATTGGAGCCTTCATCCCCACATGTGACGCCGCTGGACAATACACCCCTGAGCAATGTTCCGGCTCtacaggttaacacacacactcatacaagcCCACAGTAAATTATCCAATTCAGTTGAACGTGACAATTAAATCTCTTACtgtaaaatgtgtaaatattgtctATGTAACAGGTTATTAACATGTCCAATTCTGGTAGGTTACTGTTGGTGTGTGAACAGTTCTGGACAGAAGATCCAGGGTACTGAGACTCTACCAGGCACTGCTAGAATCAACTGTGCCACACAGAGTAAgtgaggccctgtggtctcatccaacaccatcaccactttAAACTCCAACACATCACTACTATTGCTTCCTACCTTGGATATCTTTAAACTTTCTTTACAAGATGCTCCACTGATTTCAgaatcatgatctctcttcttcttgtgtctttctgtatcacgatctctcttcctcctgtgtctatctgtatcacgatctctcttcctcctgtgtctttctgtatcacgatctctcttcttcctgtgtttttCCACTTCCGACCATTCAGGTAATTATCCCTCATCCTCCCGCTACATTCCTTCAGAACTGACAGCCATATTGTTCtcattccagcacagctgttgcttaAACAACTATTTcttaatttcctgcattttttCTGCACTAATCGCCGCCATTTCGGACCTCCAACTCTCTGTGCGGGGATCCAGAGGGAGTGTTCTGACTGGACGGGTCCTTAAaaagtagaggagggagaggtagatttTAACTCAAAGGcaggacagaaagagaaagagagagacccagTGAAGACCTTTGAAGATCTCTGAAGGAGTGAAGCAACAACtgaagatttcagaaatgtacatCTGAAATGGCTTCCTATTCAGTATAGGGCactgcttctgaccagggcctataggggaacagggtcccatataggatgcagtctcctgaccagggccataggggaacagggtcccatatataatgcagtctcctgaccagggccaataggggaacagggtcccatataggatgcagtctcctgaccagggcccaaacgGGAACAGGCTCCCAtgtaggatgcagtctcctgaccagggcccaaaaggggaacagggtcccatataggatgcagtctcctgaccagggcccaaagcggAACAGGATCCCGtgtaggatgcagtctcctgaccagggcccaaagcggaacagggtcccatataggatgcagtctcctgaccagggcccaaaagggaacagggtcccatataggatgcagtccatGATTCCAGAATGTATATCCATCATTGTTATGTTATGTCCACATTACAATGTATGTTCCCTGTATCCAGATGCTACGATACGACCCAAGACCCCCTGTGAGCGTGCTAGAGATGATGTGATAAATGGCCTAATTGAAGCCTTCATCCCCATGTGTGACGCCGCTGGACAATACACCCCTGAGCAATGTTCCGGCTCTAAAGGttaacctttcaggagcctctaccccgggacCGGGagcactccccccccccacactgattagcatcgctagcatagcgtcacaattaaatagtagcatctaaatatcattaaatcacaagtccaagacacctaatgaaagatacagatcctttgaataaagccaccatttcagatttttaaaatgttttacagggaagacacaatatataaatctattagctaaacacgttagcaaaaatcaccatttttctttgtccaccattttctctcaacaccagtagctatcaccaattcggctaaactaagttattgatagccactaaccaagaaaaaacctcatcagatgacagcctgataacatatttatggtataggataggttttgttagaaaaatgtgcatatttcaggtagaaatcatagtttgccattgcagccagcatcacaaatctcaccaaagctcctagaattactacagagaggaacttatattaccaatttactcatcatgaaacatttcttaaaaatacacagcacatagcaatggaaagacacagatcttgtgaattcagacaacatttcagattttctaagtgttttacggcgaaaacacaataaatcgttatattagcataccacatatgcaaacgttaccagagcattgattctagccaaagagagcgataacgcaatcatcgccaaaatatataaattttttcactaaccttctcagaattcttcagatgacactcctgtaacatcatattacaacaatacatttagagtttgttcgaaaatgtgcatatttagccaccaaaatcatggttagacaatgacaaaagtagctcagctggtcataaaatgtcctgcaccatattagacagtgatctagtcttatacataaatactcataaactttactaaaaaatacagggtggacagcgatggatagacaatttaattcttaatacaatcgcggaattacattttttaaattatccttacttttcaatacaggttgcgccaagcgaagctatagcaaacaaaatggcggcataagcgtttaacatttatcgacagaaacacgatttatcatcataaattgttcttactatgagctgttctcccatcagaatctcggacaatgaatcctttcttgggtctaatcttcttttggtcgaaagatgtccacttgtccgtcgaaatgcccactaacgtacgaccgggaccccgaaacgtgcccggagcttcaaagtctattacaaagcaatgcctcaaaatcgcactaaaccgatataaattgctataaaacggtttaaattaactaccttatgatgtttctaacacctataacgagtaaaaagatgaccgacgctatattactggctaaaccaaggcttggaaaaaggccagtcagatatccttcttgcgttgagcgcagtgtccaaaggaacgctacttccggtatttggtgatttatagagccaatgattgcgcaatcgactccattcaaattgtcaccacttactgacatctagaggaaggcgtgggcagtgtttgtatctcataggatttacagagacttttaaaactgatctggaaccagaggccaagatgtctaaatctcacacactgggaggaaaagtgctgtagaatgagttctgtttcactcagagacataattcaaacggctgtagaaactagagtgttttctatccaataataacaataatatgcatattgtacgagcaagaattgagtactaggcagtttaatctgtagagaaaattatgctaatgcgaaacagcaccccctatagttgcaagaagttaaaacacacgcacgcacgcacacacacacactataaatgCTCCAATTCAGTTTAACATGACAATTCAATTTGTTACagtaaaatttatatttgtgtaaaTATTGTATACGTAACAGGTTATTAACATGTCTTTCTGGTAGGTCAATGTTGGTGTGTGAACAGTTCTGGACGGAAGATCCCGGGTACTGAGACTCGACCAGGCACTGCTAGAATCAAATGTGCCACCAAGTGTAAgtgaggccctgtggtctcatccaacaccatcaccactttAACCTCTATCGCCccccctaacccggatccgggatcccccccaacacaaaagctgactagcatagcctagcctaaagttacagggatatcataaaataaaatgtttatgaaatcacaagtccaagacaccaaatgaaagatacagatcttgtgattcaagccatcatctctgatttgtaaaatgttttacagggaagacacaatatgtaaatctattagctaaacactgttagcaaaagacaacaattttcttactccaccattttcttactgcatcagtagctatcaccaattcggccaaataaagatattgatagccactaaccaagaagaaacctcatcagatgacagtctgataacatatttattgtataggataggtgttgttagaaaaatgtgcatatttcaggtataaatcatagtttacaattgcacccaccatcagaactcgactagaataaatacagagagcaacgtgtattacctaattactaatcataaaacatttcttaaaaatacacagcgtacactaattgaaagacacagatcctgtgaatccagacaatatttcagattttctaagtgtcttacagcgaaaacacaataaatcgttatattagcatagcacatgtgcaaacattaccccagcattgattcaaggcaaaaagagcgatagcattatcaccaccaaaatgtataaattttttcactaaccttctcagaattctttagatgacactcctgtaacatcatattacaacatacatatagagtttgttcgaaaatgtggatgtttagccaccaaaatcgtggttatacaatgagaaaagtagccaagctggtcagaaaatgtcgggcgccatattagacagtgatctagtcttatacataaatactcataaacttgactaaaaaaatacagggtggacagcgatttatagacaatttagttcttaatgcaatcgctgaattacattttttaaattatccttacttttcaatacaggttgcgccaaacgaagctacaccaaacaaaacggcggcataagcgtttaacatttttcgacagaaacacgatttatcatcataaatagttcttactatgagctgttcttccatcagaatattgggcaatgaatcctttctccggtctaatcgtcttttggtcgaaagctgtcctcttgtcccgtcgaaatggccactaacgttcaccatgcactcaaagtgcccagctcctcaaagtgcatcacacagaaatgccattaaatcgccctaaacggatataaattgctataaaactgttcaaattaactaccttatgatgtttttaacacctataacgagtaaaaacatgaccggagaaatattactggctaaacaacagcttggaaggaggcaagtcaaacgaccatcgtgcgtcaggcgcagagacgaaaagaaagctacttccggtcattggtgttttatacaggccctgattgcgcaatcgactccattcaaagcgtcaccccttactgacatctagaggaagatgtagacagtgtttgtatcctcatagcatttacagggaccttacaactgacctgggaacaggggccaagatttctgaaatctcactccatgtcagggaaagtgctgtagaatgagttctgtttcactcagagacataattccaacggttatagaaactagagagtgttttctatccaataataataataatatgcatattgtacgagcaagaattgagtaggaagccgtttaaattgGACACGTTTTCCAGAAAAGTGACaaccctgtcctcatcaggttaacctttcacgagtatctaccccgggtccgggagcaccccccatcccccccacactgagtagcatagcctagcatagcgtcacaattaaatagtagcatctaaatatcattaaatcacaagtccaagacacctaatgaaagatacagatcttgtgaataaagccaccatttcagattttttaaatgttttacagggaagacaaaatatgtaaatctattagataaccacgttagcaaaagacaccacttttctaactccatcagtttcttactccatcaggtgctataaccaattcggctaaactaagatattgatagccactaaccaagaaaaaacctcaccagatgacagtctgataacatatttatggtataggataggttttgttagaaaaatgtgcatatttcaggtagatatcagagtttacaattgcacccaccgtcacaaatggactagaataaatacaatgagcaacgtgtttacctaattactaatcatcaaacatttcgtaaaaatacacagcatacactaatcgaaagacacagatcctgtgaatacagacaatatttcagattgtcttacagcgaaaacacaataaatcgttatattagcataccacatatgcaaacgttaccagagcattgattctagccaaagagagcgataacgtaaacatcgccaaaatatattaattttttcactaaccttctcagaattctt
The Salvelinus fontinalis isolate EN_2023a unplaced genomic scaffold, ASM2944872v1 scaffold_0957, whole genome shotgun sequence DNA segment above includes these coding regions:
- the LOC129847821 gene encoding equistatin-like, translating into MLCPYYNVCSLYPDATIRPKTPCERARDDVINGLIGAFIPTCDAAGQYTPEQCSGSTGYCWCVNSSGQKIQGTETLPGTARINCATQNATIRPKTPCERARDDVINGLIEAFIPMCDAAGQYTPEQCSGSKGQCWCVNSSGRKIPGTETRPGTARIKCATKYGTIRPKTPCEGARDAATHGLIGAFIPTCDAAGQYTPEQCSGSKGQCWCVNSSGRKIPGTETRPGTARINCSTKCK